Within the Mucilaginibacter sp. CSA2-8R genome, the region CCTGTACAGAATTTAAAAATGCAGTAAGTGTGAAGTTTTTGTACTGAAACTTGTTTAACAAGCTAACACGATACAAAGGCGCCGTTGATCCTAAGATTGTACGATCGTTGGCGTTGTTAATTACGCCGTCGCCGTTTTGGTCAACAATGCGGTACGTGCCGGGCGAATAGCCAGCCGGAATTTGCTCACCTATTTGCCAGATGCCATTAGTTTGATAATCATAAACTACGGTGTTTGGCTGCCCGATAAACAAACCACTTTGTGGCAAATCATCTTCTTTGCCGTCGCCGTTCAAATCTCCTAAAAGCTTCACTACTTTATTAATGTTGCGGGCAAAGTTTAGCGTTGAGCTCCACTGGAAGTTTTTTCCGTTGATATTTCTCGAGGTTAAAGCAAGTTCATAACCCTGGTTATTAAGTTGCCCTACGTTGGTTTGTATACTGCCAAAACCGGTAATTGTAGGAATATTTACGCTATACAACAAATCAGTTGTGCGGTTATTATAATATTCAACCACGCCTGATAAGCGATTTTTAAACATCGAAAACTCTATCCCCACGTTAACCCCTGCGGTACGTTCCCATTTTAAATCGGGGTTAGGTAACGAGTTTACCTGCTGACCGAACTGCGTTGAACCGCCATCACCGTAAACGTAAGCAGCATTTACGTTAACCACTGCCAATGATGAGTATCTTGAAGTTTGATTACCTACCACGCCGTAACCTACGCGTAATTTCAAATTATCAACCCAGTTAACTTTAAAAAACGACTCACGGGCAACATCCCATCCTACGGATAACGACGGAAAATAAGCCGACTTATAGTTTTCGGCGAAACCCGAAAAACCATCTCGCCTTACAGTAGCAGTTAACAAATAACGGCTGTCATAGCTATAATTAATGCGCGCCATTTGGTAGTTAAGGGCTTCCCGGTAAGCGTTTGACACAGCAAACCGGTTGGTGCCTTGCTGCAAGCTATTATAACCCAAAGTCAACCTGTCAAACCCAGTCGAGTAAGCCCTTGTATAATCGTTTTTACGCTCAACAGCGCCGTACAAAAGGGTAGCTACAAAATTGTGCTTGCTAAAGGTCCGGTTATAGGTCAGGATGTTATCTAAAGTGTAATCGTAATAGGTAGTTACTTCTTTAGATGCCTGCCCGGTTAAACCGGCATCATATTGGTTTGAAGTATTATGGAGATCCAATCGATAGTTATTACCAAAATTTAGCCGATAGCTCAGGCCTTTAAGTGGTAACTGCACATTGGCGTATAGATTAGCAAAAAAATAATTATGCCTATCGTGATCATCAGCTTCGTAACTCAAAAACGGATTAGTTAAATTGGTATTGAAGGGGTTGATGATGTAATTTCCGTTCTGATTACGGGGCTGAATAAGTGGCGACAACAGGCGAATGTTACCCAAATTAGGTTCAACGCCATCCTCGTTCACAAATGTACCAAACGATTGCAGTCCCACGGTAAGCCAGTCAGTAGCTTTGGTTTCGATATTGGCCCGCAAACTTTTACGTCTGAAAACGTCGTTTTTAATAAAACCCGAATTTTTAGTTAGGCTACCTGATAATAAATAGGTAACTTTTTCAGCCCCTCCTGATATGCTAAGCTGGTTATCAACGATGTAGCCGCGGTGGGTAGCTTCGCCGTACCAGTCAAAATCATAAGGCAACAAGTTTCCCTGCGCATCCTTCATAGAGGGGTCAACTTTGCTTACCAAGTCAAATGCCGGGTTAGGCTGGGTATAGTCTGGAGCTAAATAGGCTTGTTCGTAATATAAGTTCCTGATTTTTTCCAGGTACTCATCGCGCCCCATTGGCCTTAACTTATTACTGGGCGATTGTGTGGCATATTGTGAGGAAAAAGATATTCTGGTTTTCCCGTTAACGCCTTTGCGGCTGGTAATAAGCAAAACGCCGTTGGCAGCCTGGGCCCCGTAAACCGCAGTGGCGCTGGCATCTTTCAAAACATCAATAGAGGCAATATCATCAGGGTTGATAGAGGTTAACGAGCCGGTATACTGAACACCATCCAAAATAATGAGCACGTTGGTATTGCCATTAAGTGTGTTTGCGCCGCGTATACCAATACTTGGTGTAGCACCCGCGCGGTTAACCTGCCCTACGTTTAAGCCGGGAACGGTACCCTGCAGTAAATTGGCCACGTTAGTAGTAGGTGATTTACGAAAATCATCAAGATTAGCCCGCACTACGGATCCGGTTACGTCTGCTTTTTTCTGGGTGCCGTAACCCACCACAACAACATCGTTTAATGAGTTACTTACCGCTTTCATCTGAATTGTTAAAGTAGTACGGCCGTTCAAAGACACTTCCTGTGTTTCGTAGCCCACTATCGAAAACACTAACACCTGATTGGTATTTGCCGGCGAGAGCGTATAACCACCGGCTACATCTGTTTGAGTAGCCAACGATGTACCTTTAACCTTAACGGTAACCCCAACTAAAGGCTGCCCTGTTTCATCTGTTACTTTACCGCTTATGGTAACAGCGTAGTTAAAGCCATCCGTATGGTTCATATTCGAATTTGCGGCGAAGCTTTTGGCCGCAACAAAGATATGGTTACTGCCCTGTGAAGCCATAGATGTTTGGCCAGCACACAAGGCAATTAAAGCCACGCTAAAACCGTATTTCAGTTTTGTAGAAAATGCGATTGTTGATGTTTCCATCTTTTTACCTGATTGATGGTAAGATGAATCAGTCACAGAATCTTTTCTCATAAATTGTGTTTGTATATAATCGGTTATTGGTTCTATAATTTGGTTAGGATAATACTGCTTTTTCAAGCCCTTGATATGCGAGCACAGATTGGATTATACCGGTGTACTTTGAAACTGCCGGAACTGGTTAGCAATTGGTTAAACCGCTTTTGAGCTAAAACGGAAATATATTTATTAAAGGCATTTGTTAAGCATGAGATGGCAGCCTACTTGTAAGCTGTATAGCTATTTACCTTGGTTTTGGCAAACAAATGCCAAATAGCTAACAAGAACTTTATCCCGTTAAATTTTGGAGTAAGGTTATTTCATAGTTAGTGATCTCCTTTCAAATATTTATTTAATTGCATAAAAAGCCCTTCAGGGGTTATCATGAATACATCAGCGACAATACAGCCTTGCAGGCTGCACTTTATGCTGATTTAACACATAAAATTAAAATCATTACAAACACTGCACGGCAAGCAGTTATGGTACTTAACTTTGAAAACTGCTACGCAGAAGGGTTTATAAATTGGTTTTATTACGGTTCAAATTAACCTAACCAAATCAGTAATATTTGTTCAACTTTTTGTCGATTCGTCTCAATTTTTGAACAAAACGCGTTATTCAACAATCCAACTTTCTGATTGACAATACTTTAATCAAAATAAACTTCTAATTTCCGTTGAAGGCGTTGTTGAAGTCATGGTACAAACAGCTGGTTTGTATATATTTGAGTCAACCAATTATGTTCCGCTCGTTAAAATTCGTTATTGTACAGCTGTCTATACTTTTGATAGCCTCTTATTGCAATGGTCAATCGTACTATTTTAAGCACTATCAGGCTGATGATGGGTTGGCGCACAACACCATACTCACCATTATGCAGGATAGCAAGGGTTTAATATGGATTGGCAGCCGTGGCGGACTAAACCGATTTGATGGTTACGCATTTAAAACTTACAAAAATGCCAAAAACAAATTTGGCAATATTGGTAATAATGTAGTACACGCCATTGCCGAAGACCAAGCCGGAATGATTTGGGTAGGGACCGGCAAAGGTTTATACAGATACAATCCTTATTTGGAAACGTTCACTTCTGTTGAACAAGTTTCGCAAAAGATGATAAGCCAAATTTTAGTGGATGCGCAAAATAGGTTGTGGTTTTTGGCTAATGGCTTTTTGTACTGCTATTATCAACAAACCAACAGGTTAATCAGCCTACATAAAAATGGAGCTTGCCTCGCCATAGATGATGATAAACATATATGGATGGGTGACGACGACGGTACGATACGGGTAATTAATCCGGTGACACTTACGTTTAAACAGGTTCGAATCATTAGCACCAACGTGCCGCCAATACTCCGTACCATTTTAAGAATTTTGCCTACAGGCACGGATGAAGTGCTGATTGGGTGCTTTAAACAGGGGCTTAAAAGTTATAATATCAAAAGCGGCGCAGTAAAATCTTTACTTTCTAAAAATGCCGATAGCACTGAGATTTACGTACGCGACATCAAAGCAGGAAACGACGGAAAATATTGGATAGCCACCGAATCGGGAATCTACATTTACGACCTTACCCAACATGTTAGCAGCAACTTGCGCAAACGTGCCGGTGATGTATACTCCTTGTCTGACAATGCAGTGTACACTATTTGCCGTGATCATCAGGGCGGTATGTGGGCCGGCACATTTTTCGGCGGCCTTAACTACTACTCTAAAGAAAATGCCCGGTTTGAAAAGTACTATCCCCTACCTGATGTTAACTCAATATCGGGTAATGCCGTACGCGAAATTTGTGCCGATAATAAAGGCAATTTGTGGATTGGTACGGAAGATGCCGGCATCAATAAATTTAATATCAACTCCGGCAGGTTCACACAATACAAAAACGGAACTAAAAACGGTTTATCCTATCCGAACATACATGGCTTAAAAGCCATTGGCAATCAACTATTTATTGGCCCATTTTTGCACGGCCTGGAAATTATGGATATGCAAACCGGCAGAGTAACCGACCGGTTTAAACTCATTGGCGAGCAGCATGCTGATGCAAAAAGCGAATTTATTTTAAGTATACATCTTACCAAAGACAGCACCATACTTATTGGTACCGTGTACAACGGCTCGGGTTTGTTTTCTTACAACCGGCAATCTAAAACATTTACCCGCATTAAAGAAATCCCGTATAACTCTTATGTATACGATATTCAGGAAGACCATGAGGGCAATATATGGACAGGCAGCATATCAAACGGAGCCTACTTTTACAATCCTAAAACTGGCAAGCACGGCAACTTCAGGTTTGGCGATAAGGTTAAAGGGAAATTAGTAAATGAGTTTGCTGTATATGGAATTTTAGAAGATAGCTATAACGCCATGTGGCTTACCACCGAGGGCGGTGGGCTCATCAGGCTGAGTCCCGACCGTAAAAGTATCCGGAAATTTACCACAGAAGACGGTTTACCCAGCAATGTGCTATTCCGGATGCTGGAAGACGACAATAAACACCTGTGGATAAGCTCGCTCAAAGGTTTAGTTTACCTTGATCTGCAAACGTTTAAGTTTAAAGTTTATACCCAGTCTAACGGTTTAATTACCGACCAGTTTAACTACAACTCAGCATATAAGCATACCAACGGTAAGATGTATTTTGGCTCAGTAAAAGGAATGATTGCATTTAATCCGGTTGACTTTAGTCAAAACGAACCCAGCCCGCCTACCTACATTACCGGTTTTCAGATTAGCAATAAAGAAATTGTGCCCGGCACCAGTAACAGTCCTTTAAAAAAATCCATTCTTTATACCGATTCAATTACCCTGAAATACAATCAAAGCAACTTTAGTATTGAGTTTGCAGCGCTTAATTACTCATCGCCAGGAGTTACACGATATAGGTACCAGATGAAAGGCCTAGATAAAACTTGGACTTACCTTAACAGCAACCGCAAAGCCTACTTTACTGATTTATCACCCGGTAATTACGCTTTTATTGTACAGGCCGA harbors:
- a CDS encoding two-component regulator propeller domain-containing protein; translated protein: MFRSLKFVIVQLSILLIASYCNGQSYYFKHYQADDGLAHNTILTIMQDSKGLIWIGSRGGLNRFDGYAFKTYKNAKNKFGNIGNNVVHAIAEDQAGMIWVGTGKGLYRYNPYLETFTSVEQVSQKMISQILVDAQNRLWFLANGFLYCYYQQTNRLISLHKNGACLAIDDDKHIWMGDDDGTIRVINPVTLTFKQVRIISTNVPPILRTILRILPTGTDEVLIGCFKQGLKSYNIKSGAVKSLLSKNADSTEIYVRDIKAGNDGKYWIATESGIYIYDLTQHVSSNLRKRAGDVYSLSDNAVYTICRDHQGGMWAGTFFGGLNYYSKENARFEKYYPLPDVNSISGNAVREICADNKGNLWIGTEDAGINKFNINSGRFTQYKNGTKNGLSYPNIHGLKAIGNQLFIGPFLHGLEIMDMQTGRVTDRFKLIGEQHADAKSEFILSIHLTKDSTILIGTVYNGSGLFSYNRQSKTFTRIKEIPYNSYVYDIQEDHEGNIWTGSISNGAYFYNPKTGKHGNFRFGDKVKGKLVNEFAVYGILEDSYNAMWLTTEGGGLIRLSPDRKSIRKFTTEDGLPSNVLFRMLEDDNKHLWISSLKGLVYLDLQTFKFKVYTQSNGLITDQFNYNSAYKHTNGKMYFGSVKGMIAFNPVDFSQNEPSPPTYITGFQISNKEIVPGTSNSPLKKSILYTDSITLKYNQSNFSIEFAALNYSSPGVTRYRYQMKGLDKTWTYLNSNRKAYFTDLSPGNYAFIVQAESNVGSWRSQERKLYVKILPPFWKSVTAYIFYLLLMGASMYLAVRYYHRRLERRNLSRLQLFEHEKEKEIYQAKIEFFTNIAHEIQTPLTLIVGPVERLLKKAERYQDMQKGLLMVEKNARRLNELTGQLLDFRKTEMDQFGLNFVNIDIAQLLSDQIAVFKSVAEKQRIYLTLNTPDQQLIAFVDREALIKICSNLISNAVKYAATKATVTLLHRHADDENFIIQFSNDGKGIPSEFSERIFEPFFRLSGTNKPGTGIGLSLAKSLTELHNGKLKLAHSNNSITVFELTLPIHQKFEFKLGSWKKLN
- a CDS encoding TonB-dependent receptor; amino-acid sequence: MRKDSVTDSSYHQSGKKMETSTIAFSTKLKYGFSVALIALCAGQTSMASQGSNHIFVAAKSFAANSNMNHTDGFNYAVTISGKVTDETGQPLVGVTVKVKGTSLATQTDVAGGYTLSPANTNQVLVFSIVGYETQEVSLNGRTTLTIQMKAVSNSLNDVVVVGYGTQKKADVTGSVVRANLDDFRKSPTTNVANLLQGTVPGLNVGQVNRAGATPSIGIRGANTLNGNTNVLIILDGVQYTGSLTSINPDDIASIDVLKDASATAVYGAQAANGVLLITSRKGVNGKTRISFSSQYATQSPSNKLRPMGRDEYLEKIRNLYYEQAYLAPDYTQPNPAFDLVSKVDPSMKDAQGNLLPYDFDWYGEATHRGYIVDNQLSISGGAEKVTYLLSGSLTKNSGFIKNDVFRRKSLRANIETKATDWLTVGLQSFGTFVNEDGVEPNLGNIRLLSPLIQPRNQNGNYIINPFNTNLTNPFLSYEADDHDRHNYFFANLYANVQLPLKGLSYRLNFGNNYRLDLHNTSNQYDAGLTGQASKEVTTYYDYTLDNILTYNRTFSKHNFVATLLYGAVERKNDYTRAYSTGFDRLTLGYNSLQQGTNRFAVSNAYREALNYQMARINYSYDSRYLLTATVRRDGFSGFAENYKSAYFPSLSVGWDVARESFFKVNWVDNLKLRVGYGVVGNQTSRYSSLAVVNVNAAYVYGDGGSTQFGQQVNSLPNPDLKWERTAGVNVGIEFSMFKNRLSGVVEYYNNRTTDLLYSVNIPTITGFGSIQTNVGQLNNQGYELALTSRNINGKNFQWSSTLNFARNINKVVKLLGDLNGDGKEDDLPQSGLFIGQPNTVVYDYQTNGIWQIGEQIPAGYSPGTYRIVDQNGDGVINNANDRTILGSTAPLYRVSLLNKFQYKNFTLTAFLNSVQGGSNSYLAANTPRRVRDDNSIRENNLSGTDFWSPSNPNGRYPSSIIASTISPSIYQSRSFVRLQDVSLGYNFTGKAIQRLKLQSLNLFVSGRNLVTWTNWDGWDPETPGQGLINDGRPVLRGYSVGVNVTF